From Pararhizobium sp. A13:
CGATGCCCCGTGTTCTTGCCAATATCTGGTCGCGGTTTTTCAGCGCAATCCGCGCCAAGATTTCCGATGGCGCGGAATTGCAGATCGACAGGAAATGCTTGTAGCGCTCGCAGCGCACCAGAAATTCGTGATCGTTGGATGCCAGCCAACCGATCCTCAAGCCCGGCAGGCCGTAGGCTTTCGACATGACATTGAGTGAAATTCCACGCTCATAGACGTCGATCGCCTGTGGCAGGCGCAGGCGCTCGTCCTTTTCGATCAGCCGGTAGACTTCGTCGCTGAACAGCCAGATGCCCTGCTTGCGGCAGAGTTCGGTGAGAGCATCGAAGGTCGCGCGTGGAAGAATCTTGCCGGTCGGATTGTTGGGAAAGTTGATCGAGATCAGTTTCGTGTTCGGCCGAAGCGCCGCCTTGATGCGGCCGATGTCGAGATCCCAGTGATTGTCCATATCCAGCGCCACGCCGGTCACGGCGCAGATGCTGAGCGGAAGAGTTTCGGCGGCCTGATAGTTCGGGGTGATGACGATCGCGTGGTCGTCCGCGGTCAGCAGGACTTTCATCGCTATGTAGATCGCCTCCTCTGCACCGGCAAAACAGATCAGGTTTTCCGGTCCGGCCATTTCGTATGTGCCGGCGATTTCCTGCCTGAGTGCGGGCGCGCCAAAGGTTTCGGTATAGCCCAGGCTGAGGTTTTCGAACTCGGAGCGATCCTCGTCGCTTGCCATGGCAAGCAATTCCGGCAGCCGCAGGCTCTCCGCGTCGGAGGCGGTCATGTTGTATCTCGCGACGAACTCCCATTTGGACATGTAGGTTTCCAGCGCAAAATCACGCATCGGCTTCGTCATCGCGGTTCTTCCTCATTGGCGGTTTCCTGTTTCTGGCGGATGGCGCCAAGGCGGTTGTAGATCGTCGCCCGCGACAGTTTCAAAATCTCGGCGACATAGGGAACGGCCTTGCGGATCGCAAAGACCCCGCGCACGTCGAGCATGCCGATCAGCTCGTCCATGTCCGCGCTGGTGAGACCCGCGAGCGTGGCCCTGCGTGTGCCAAGGAAGTCGCCGATCACCGAGTTGACCGCCTCGCGCCAATCCTCCGCCATGAGTGCCGACGTCTTCGGCATGGGCGCCGCGATATCGACCATCGATTTCAACTGGTCGAAGATGCTGGCAAAGGCTTCGATGTCGTGATTGATGCAGAGCAGCCCGACCGGCCTGCCCTCGGCGTCGCGCAAAACCGCCGTAATCGCCTTTAGCCGGCGGCCGTCCCAATTGGATTTGCCATAAGGTCCGATCACATCGTCTTCGAGCGAGGATACCAGGCCAGCCTCGTTGAGCGAACTGTCTTCCGGCCGCCGCTTCGAGAAGGCATTGGCGATATGGAAAATCAGTCCGCTATCGAGATCATGCAAGACGGCTTCCACATGTGGTGAAAACAGCGTGGCGATCGCGTCGCAGACAGGGATGAAGGGCGTCAATGGATGAGACATGCAGTCTTATCCACCATGTTTTACAATTAGTCAATATAGACGAATTGTAAAAGTCGCTACATCGCGCCCTGACTTAGTTGCTGGCGAAAAGCCGGGTCGCGTTGCGACAGCTTCTTGTGAAGATGCACCATCATGCCGGCAGCAAAGAGCGGCGTCAGCAGATTGAGAATTGGCACTGCAAGGAAGGCTGCGAGGATGAGGCCTGCCAAAAACACCATGCCGGCATGCTTGGCGCGAAACAGCCGCGCCTCGGCGGGCGGGCGATGGCGCATGGCGGCAAACTCGAAGAATTCCCTGCCGAGCAGATAGCCATTCACCAGGAAGAACGCGATCAGGTTGATGCCGGGGATGAGCAGCAGGAACAACGCAACGATGTTGCCGGCAATGATCACGCCGAGGAACTTCATGGTTCCGGCGATCGCTTCGCCCAGCGGCAACGGGCGGCCAGCCGGTTCCGCCGGATAGTCCCGTTTTTCGACGACCTCCGCCACATCGTCGAGAAAGAAGCCCGCGATCAATGCCGTCACCGGCGCCAGAAGCAGCGCCAGCGCCAGCGCGATGCCGAGGCTCGCAAAAATGCCGATGACGACGGCAAGCCACCCCTCCCAGCCGGATGTGCCGGGGATAAGCACGTCGAGCCACGGCAAGGCGAGATAGATGAAGAGTTCACGCAGCGCCAACCACAGTCCGGCAAGGGCCAACAGCGTCAGGCCCAACACTTTCCAGAATACCGAGCGCGTCTCCGGCGCGAAGAGATTGTTGAAGGAAAGTCGCGCCGCGTCGAGTATCATCAATCATCTCCGTGCTGTCAGCGGCCGTTTTGCCGCCTTGGGCATGTAGGCGGGCGGGCGTGACCGGGCAAGACCGCGGCGAAAATCATGTGTGAAGGAGGCGGAATGCGCTGCCAATCAAGGTGTCACATCGATATGATGCCGCCGCTGGCGCAGTTCTGGAGAAGATAGCGATGGATGGAGTGGACGGAAACATATCGGTTGCAGGTCTTTCCGTCCTGCTGCAGGCGGGTACTCTCGATCCGTTGCAACTGGCAAAGGCAACGCTGGAACGAATAGCCGCCCACAAGGATCAGGCGATTTTCACCTGTCTGCTGGCAGAGCGTGCACTGGCGGAGGCAAAGGCATCGGGTGAACGCATTCGCTCAGGCCGGTCCCGCGGTCTTCTCGACGGTATTCCGGTGGCATGGAAGGACCTGTTCGACACGAAAGGCGCGGTGACGACCGCCGGTTCGGTCGTCCTGGGTCATAAGCCGGCTACGACTGATGCCGACGTCGTTAGGGCGCTCGCCGATGCGGGAATGGTCAGCGTCGGCCGAACCAATTTGAGCGAGTTCGCCTTTTCCGGCCTCGGCATCAATCCGCACTACGGTACGGCGCACAATGCGGCCTCCCGCGACGTGCCGCGCATTCCGGGCGGTTCGTCGGCGGGTTCGGGGGTGGCGGTCGCCGCCGGTCTGGTGCCGGTCGCGATCGGCACGGACACGGGCGGCTCGATCCGCATTCCCGCGGCATTGAACGGTATCGTCGGCTACAAGGCAACGCGCAGCCGCTATTCGATGAAGGGCGTGTTCCCGCTGGCAAAAAGCCTCGATTCGCTCGGGCCGCTCTGCCGCACGGTGCAGGACGCTCTCTGGATCGACGCCGCCATGCGAGGCCGCACGGCGCCGGATGTCGGCCGGACGGACCTGCGAGATCTCAAGCTTGTCATACCGGAGACCGTCGTGTTCGACGGTGCCGAGGCAGGCGTCGTGGCAGCGTTCGAGGCTGCAATTTCGCGGCTTGAAAGGGCGGGAGTGCAGGTTACGCGCCGAGCCTTCCCGATCTTTGCGGAGATTTTCGAACTGATGGCGCGACATGGCGCACTGGTAACCGCTGAGGCCTATGTCCTGCACACGGAGCGTCTTCAGGGCACCGACGCCGAGCGAATGGATCATCGCGTGGTCGCGCGCACCCGGCTTGGCGAAAAGATCAGCATGGCGGACTATGTCGCGATTCTCGAGGGGCGCGAGCGGCTGATCGCAGCGCTGGCCGACAATCTCGAACCGGGCGAACTGATGGCGCATCCGACCTTGCCGCATGTGGCGCCGCCGATAGCGCCTCTGCTTGCCGATGACGAACTGTTTTTCAAGATCAACGGCAAGACGCTGCGCAACACCTCGATCGGCAATTTTCTCGATGGCTGCGGCGTCTCCATTCCCTGCGGTACGGGTGATGCCGGCATGCCGGTCGGCTTTCTCCTGTCCGGTCAGCGCAACGAGGATGAGCGCCTGTTGTCGGCGGCGCTTTCCACGGAAGCCGTCATCCGCGGTGACGCATGATCGTCTGTTTCGACATTGGCGGCTCGGCTATCAAAGGTGCCGTTGCGCATTCGGCGGAGCGAATAGAACCGCTTGGCCGCCGGCCGACGCCGCTTGACGATTTCAATGCCTTTGCCGAAACGCTTCGTCTGGCGATCGACGAAGCAGGCGGAAAACCGGATCGGATTGCCATATCGATCACCGGCGTCGTCGATCCGGAAACCAAGGCGATCAAATGCGCCAATATTCCCTGCATCGACGGGCGCAAGCTTTCTGCCGACCTGTCCGATATCCTTGGCCTGCCCGTGCTCGTTGCCAATGATGCCGATTGTTTCGCGCTGGCGGAGGCCGGTGCCGGTGCCGGCCGCGGCCACCGGATCGTGCTTGGCGTCATCCTCGGCACGGGTGTCGGCGGCGGACTTGTGGTGGCCGGCAGGCTGATCAATGAGGATGGCGGTTTCGCCGGCGAATGGGGCCACGGTCCGGCGGTCGCTTCCGTAGCCGGCACGCCACCGGTCGCGATCCCCGCCTTCGATTGCGGCTGCGGCCAGCGCGGTTGCG
This genomic window contains:
- a CDS encoding ROK family protein; the encoded protein is MIVCFDIGGSAIKGAVAHSAERIEPLGRRPTPLDDFNAFAETLRLAIDEAGGKPDRIAISITGVVDPETKAIKCANIPCIDGRKLSADLSDILGLPVLVANDADCFALAEAGAGAGRGHRIVLGVILGTGVGGGLVVAGRLINEDGGFAGEWGHGPAVASVAGTPPVAIPAFDCGCGQRGCVDTIGGARGMERLHQTLHGKTLTSEEITTVWQAADAEAARTIEVLVDLVSSPLALTVNITGATIVPVGGGLANVTPLIAQIDKAVRARILRKFERPLVVPGECGIEPGLIGAAILGLGGETR
- a CDS encoding sulfate transporter family protein — its product is MILDAARLSFNNLFAPETRSVFWKVLGLTLLALAGLWLALRELFIYLALPWLDVLIPGTSGWEGWLAVVIGIFASLGIALALALLLAPVTALIAGFFLDDVAEVVEKRDYPAEPAGRPLPLGEAIAGTMKFLGVIIAGNIVALFLLLIPGINLIAFFLVNGYLLGREFFEFAAMRHRPPAEARLFRAKHAGMVFLAGLILAAFLAVPILNLLTPLFAAGMMVHLHKKLSQRDPAFRQQLSQGAM
- a CDS encoding aminotransferase class I/II-fold pyridoxal phosphate-dependent enzyme: MTKPMRDFALETYMSKWEFVARYNMTASDAESLRLPELLAMASDEDRSEFENLSLGYTETFGAPALRQEIAGTYEMAGPENLICFAGAEEAIYIAMKVLLTADDHAIVITPNYQAAETLPLSICAVTGVALDMDNHWDLDIGRIKAALRPNTKLISINFPNNPTGKILPRATFDALTELCRKQGIWLFSDEVYRLIEKDERLRLPQAIDVYERGISLNVMSKAYGLPGLRIGWLASNDHEFLVRCERYKHFLSICNSAPSEILARIALKNRDQILARTRGIVRSNIAHLNTFFADFPHLFDWREPDGGCVAFIRYKGADGVEEFTRRVVEEAGVFFLPSSVYHSDLTPVPENCLRIGFGRLHVPEGLTVLRNWLQRNGA
- a CDS encoding amidase, with product MDGVDGNISVAGLSVLLQAGTLDPLQLAKATLERIAAHKDQAIFTCLLAERALAEAKASGERIRSGRSRGLLDGIPVAWKDLFDTKGAVTTAGSVVLGHKPATTDADVVRALADAGMVSVGRTNLSEFAFSGLGINPHYGTAHNAASRDVPRIPGGSSAGSGVAVAAGLVPVAIGTDTGGSIRIPAALNGIVGYKATRSRYSMKGVFPLAKSLDSLGPLCRTVQDALWIDAAMRGRTAPDVGRTDLRDLKLVIPETVVFDGAEAGVVAAFEAAISRLERAGVQVTRRAFPIFAEIFELMARHGALVTAEAYVLHTERLQGTDAERMDHRVVARTRLGEKISMADYVAILEGRERLIAALADNLEPGELMAHPTLPHVAPPIAPLLADDELFFKINGKTLRNTSIGNFLDGCGVSIPCGTGDAGMPVGFLLSGQRNEDERLLSAALSTEAVIRGDA
- a CDS encoding PAS domain-containing protein; translated protein: MSHPLTPFIPVCDAIATLFSPHVEAVLHDLDSGLIFHIANAFSKRRPEDSSLNEAGLVSSLEDDVIGPYGKSNWDGRRLKAITAVLRDAEGRPVGLLCINHDIEAFASIFDQLKSMVDIAAPMPKTSALMAEDWREAVNSVIGDFLGTRRATLAGLTSADMDELIGMLDVRGVFAIRKAVPYVAEILKLSRATIYNRLGAIRQKQETANEEEPR